The Zonotrichia albicollis isolate bZonAlb1 chromosome W, bZonAlb1.hap1, whole genome shotgun sequence sequence tttttaatttgtggggacagagcctggaatggtataccagcccggccacagggtggaccttgttatttgggaaaattgtcaTTATTTCACCCCAATGTATCTATATTAATGCAACTAAGCCAAAATGCAAGCAGACAGAGGCATAGCCTACGTGACTTAGACTGTAGTCAGATAGGAGACCCACGGTTCTGGACTGAGCTGAAACAAGTAGtggtttcaactatcttgccagGAGGTGCTGCAAACAAAGCTATGAACTTAGCAAAACAACTGGGGTGCTGGGCTAAGGGTGAATTGAATAAGACATCACAAATTTTAGATATGTTAACTGCAGATGTACAAAGTGTTAATCATGCTGTTTTACAAAATAGAGCCActatagattttttgcttttagcacaaggccacaggtgtgaagagtttgaagggatgtgctgcatgaatttgTCCGATCACACTCTATCTATTCATGCTAAGATAAAAGAGTTGCAGCAGAGACTTCACAATctcaaagaagaagaaggactggGAATTGATGAATGGCTTAAAAGTTTGGAACTTGGACCGTGGCTGAGAAACCTTGTGACATATGCTATAGGGATACTAGGtgtgcttttaatgcttttgtttattttaccttgtatttttaattgtattcaaaatatgaTCAGTAGAATGATAGAAAAAACTTGGCAGACTAACCTCCTTgcgcaaaaagaaaaaaaatgggggaagtgtggagagctttgttcagacatggcttatagaaaaaggccatgatcatatacagctggttaagaagtaaaaggcagctgtaagcagcaagttctcaggctttttccttacgagaaaaacaataaacactgTGTCCTTGGgtaagtgatgagaaaaacatggtggaaaacatggagtcctTGAGGATGTTCAATaacaagtcaacagcaggatgaggaaaacaagtattagcctcaacaagaaaccacaggtattagcaacaaaggaggggttggcatgtaatctgtaaccagtgatgagcttgggttttgcaatatgtatgagcttaattaacactactataaaagtatgtaagctggatcaataaatctgaTATCGATGCTCATCAATCGGATATGCAAGTCTCCCTTCATTTTCGTCATAGGgttccttttaaggatgctttgccaAGTACCAAAAAAGCAACAGTTTCTCTTTTTGGGACAACAGTCTCACCCATTTTCACCTCCCCTGGGGCGGAGGGTCTTgagaacagagatcttcttcCCTAAAGACAGAGGTCACCACCACACCCTCCTCATCTTTCTCTGTTCACTTCACTCCTGCACATGGCGTCACTGCAGCAGGTCACTCTCACTCCTGCACTAGCAATCATTACAGCAGGTCACTCTCTTGGCTCAAACCACTGCAttcccctaaatgcagtctctgtgttaCAAGAAAATTGTTTTAGTCCGTGGCTatacaagaaaaagtccagccaaaggccactccatcatctcttcccaccTAGGATTCTTTCCCATCTTCTTCTGACATCTCAGGTCCCAGGCTGTCTCTCTTTTTCAGATCAAGGAGTGTTGTCTTATAgatcaagagttctattatcattatagtgcaaggattccatatcgCCAGAGTTCCATACCTCCTCAATGTTTCTAATAGGCATCTCCTCTAGCACTAACTCTTCCTGGTCCTTGCAGTTGCCATCTAACTGCTGATctcaccaatccactcttttataccattgttcttattggctacaggtttGGTCTGTTAACATTAGGCCTGCTCCTAATTTTTagtaattggttcagctgcaactctttgggggataagattacattctataccaccttcatactgtatccccctacaaaGGAGGATTAGTGTTTCACAAGGTTTACTTTGTctaagaaagggttaaaatctcaggctctgctgccctcagGATGGCTGAAATCTCACAGCGGCCTGCCTGGGACTCCCATGGCTGGGCACCTTCCCctcccgccccccccccccccccccccccgcctctCTCTCCTCTGCCTGCATGCTGCCAGTATATgatatcaaatttcaaggtgtcacaggctctctctctctctgggggGGGGCTTCCCGGGACATCTCAGTGTTTCTCCACCCCTCCGTCCTGCAGGGGGCGGCCCAGTTCCATTCTCTTCACCCCCTTTCTCTGTCCAGAGCTCCTGGCCTATCTCAGCTTAGgccgcatggcttcccctccaccgcccagcctgtggctgggcaggggaggcctGAACTCTTCACTGACCTGAACACACTCCtctgggagttctctgcttttaaccccctgtgttctcagaggcgtatccaCATCTTCAGTGgttacaccaggtgtcagtattgAAATCTGACCATTGATTGGTTTGGCTATAACTTCCCGAAAGAAAACTCACTTCCTTGTCAACCTAGACCTGCTCAGTCACCCTCCCAGGAAAAAAGTGTTTCTTGACATTCAGACAGAACCTCTTATGTTTCAGCTTGTGCCCACTgactcttgtcctgttgctgggCAACACTGAAAAGAGCCTGTCTCTGTTCTCTTTACACCCTCCCTTCAGGTATTGATATACATTGATGAGATCTCCCAcaagccttctcttctctagGCTAAACAGTCCTAGCCATCTCAGTttttcctcataggagaggcACTCTAGTCCCTTAATCATCTTTGTGGTCCTTCGTTGGACTCTCTCCAGCATATACGTCTCTTGTACTGAGGAAGCTGGAAGTGGACACAGGactccagctgtggcctcaccagggctaAGTAGAGGGGAAGGATCACTTCCCTCAATCTGCTGGCAATACTTTGCATGATGCAGCCCAAAACACTATTAGCCTTTTTTGCAGCAAGGGCACATTGCTGGCTCCTGTTCAACCTGGTGTCCACCAGGACCACAGGTCCTTTTCTGACAAGCTGCTTTGAAGCTAGGTGGCCCCCAACATATCTGAGTGCATGGGGTTGTTCTTCCCCAGATGCAGGACCTGGCATTTCCCCATGATGAACTTCATGAAGATAATGTGTGAAATTCTCCCAAGGACCAATACACAAGGGCACCATCTCCTCCTACTCCAGCCTTAGCAAGAAGACCCAGACAGCCCCTGCAGCCAAAGGCCTGAAGAGACGCATCTTCCTCTGGAGCTCAGTCTGAATCAAGACATCTGATATTCCAGGGATAGTTGCTCTAGTTAGTGCTGGGGACCGTGCCCCAAAGTACATCATTGCTATTGCTGAAAACACATAAACTACCCTCAGCAGAATTTCTGGACAACTTCTGCATACTCTGCCACAACAAACATTATGCCTGCTCACTACTTCTATTAGTGCTAGGTTCAGCAGTTATATAGGCCTCTCCTTAGCACCTGCTTAAAGTGTTATTGTCCATTCCTAATCAGGAGTCAGCTGGAACAAAAACTCAAAGCATCCTTTGATCAAGAACAATTGACAGAACTCATTAGCTGCTGCTAGAGCTTGCTGGTATCACACTCTCCTTTCCTAGCAACATCAAGCAACCTGAAGTTCCTCAAGGGGTTCCTAGGAGTGCCCTGATGAGCTCAGAAGTTGTTCCCAGAAACCACTGTGCAAACTGCTGCATCTGTTGGATGCTTCTGCTAGATGAACTAATCCGGGAGAAGATGGAGAATGTTTTGTGAACAAATGTGGGGTTTCTCAAACATCAGCAGGATGTGATATCTATCATGTTCTGACCACCCTTTCCTGATGGAATACAAGTAGTTCCAGTTTCTCTGGTAGAAATAAGGATGGATATTATTCCTTGAATAGTGGATGAATTATGATAATAAACTGCCCAAATGCATCCCTGCTATTCACAACAACTGTCCATACAGCAAAATGCAGAAGCACCTACCTGGAATCAATGGATAGAAATAACAGTGTGTTAAGTATCAGGGACTAGGTttaagagaaaagggaaaaaattcttaTGTGGTCAAGAAAAAACCAGGGACTTAGAGTAACTGTGGAGATGGACAGAGAAGAGGTTGCAGAGAAATAAGGATAAGAGAAATGTGCAGGAAATTGTGACAATAAGGTTTGTAAATCAGAAGGAATGGACAAAATCTGTATAAGGCTAGGGAAAGTGTTAAAtgattcaggaaaaaaatatggcaAAATGGATTAGGAAAAAGCATGGGATAAGCTAAAAAGAGTGATATAACAGCTGAAAAGAGCAATAGCAGCAGTATACTTCAGTGCTCAGGCTCCGCTGCCCTACCGCCAATTGATGAAAACCAACAAGAGGGCAGGCTGCTTTGGGCCCAGGATTACCCATATGAATGGGTACCTGTGTGCTGAATACAGCAGAATGCTGGGGGGAGGAACAACCCCAACATTTTGtatgaagtagaaaaaaatgaCAGTGTTTTCCTGGACATAGGAGCGTGAATCACTTTGTCTAAAACTTGTCTTAAAGAATTTATTCAACCAGAAAATATGAAGGCAGCCTCTTTCCACAGAAAGGAAGGTAAAGGccttaaatattatattatgaGTCTAATAACATGCAGTGAGCTGTTGATATCAAGTATGAGGGTGCAAATAATAGCAAAAAAACCTCTTATTTTAAGAATTGAATGCATAATGGAATgtggaattttaattttttataaaagaaTAACAGAAGCAGGGAAAGGCTGGTATAAAGATTCAAGAGAAGTGTCAGGATCATTAGCTtgtcagagtgaccctgagaaaagttcgaaagtctcttttcccagcccggcacttgaagaaggagtcagagctcttcatttctcagtctcaaggttgtttattttatctgtaaaaaattttctcctgccctgctgtggtcagctcagcaagacagtccgAGGCacactgcctgcccccagggccgtgttatgtctttatactaaaaactacctatacaatgtttacatttactttccaatacctatcacctatgttagacagcgagcttctactctaaaccaatctgtaagtgccaacatcacagcagaagatggaggccaagaagaagaaggagaaaggctggacacactcagttccctccatcttgcctcctgaacccccataccaaaaacctaaaatctacttttccaccccgtgataacttcactaatattctacttaaactgttgtggcctgctgatcttcatacaaggtcggtaacttgctccacgggtcataatcaaaaccacaggcattttgggctctgcgccagggtctctgagacccctggcaggggtcctggctgctcaggacaaccagagggatgtcctgggttctgacagaGAAGATGTACAAACTTTAACTGAAATAGACAAAGAATTCTGGAAACAACAGGTCCCAGGATAATGGCAGAAAAAAGTCCTACagtgtggggaaaaaattaccaagtTGAAACAATGGGACCCTCAGTTTGTCTCCCTTATACAATATCCATATTCTTAAAAAGCTAGGCTTGGTCTGGGAAAAATCCTTAAGGAATGTTTAGAACAAGGTGTTTCGTGAGAAATTCTAAACACATATGTCAGGGTGCAGTGAGGGACATTTGCTCCCTGAGGGATGAGGAGCCATATGTGATAAGAAggccagcagggcaggatcCTTGCTGGCCAGAGACCTCACAGTACCTGAGCAAGGTGAGCAGTATAGACTCAGGGATGGTAAACAGGTTCAACTAAGAGTCCAGAAATTTCATGGCGATGAGGCAAGTCCAAGATCAAGCCAGGAAGTTAATCTGCATGACTGATGAGAGTAACCAGTCAGAGAGTGATCACTGAGTAGGTTCATAATGATGAGGCAAGATCAAGGTCAGACTAGGAAATCAGGTTGCAGGTCAGGGTCCAGATCCATGGCAAagcacagctgtgactgagctGGAGTCCAGTACTCCTATGGCATAGCTCAGGTAGGGACTGAAggcctgtgaaggtccgcccgaAGTGAACGGGTGACGAATaatttttgggtgcaaaaataaccaacaaaggcacaggggtttgcagtagcaaatcaacaagatggaatttattgataataaccacagctaaatatgcattggttagaggatccggggaagagaaggatagaataaggaaaaaggaaggagagaaggtcagggaatggggtatagctaccaagacgtgATGCCTTCGGGGTCCCGCCGCCGATGCTCGCTGGTACACGTCTTCGGGAGGCTCTCGGAGAGGCAGTCGAACCGAACCccagatatactgttcttggttgggggaagggtggccgcaattatgtttccatggaggggaaaagtccattgttttcatggccgaatgctcccaggtacgtctactctgggcaggttctcccccttccctgagttgggagggggtacagtcccagtctctggaaggaggttgccaggggggtgccatgggggtgccaatagggtgccagagggCTTCTTCGTTCTTTGATGAGGGGGTTCGCATTTCAGTtggtctgtcacggtggttgaagacaggcaagaggggtcttctcttggagcgggggggggaagccaccccagagctcagtccagccaggcctgaagtttggaagaaagtccagttccattgttcagaaaagggcagcatgcccccttcgagtacagcatggcatgttctgcagacatCATCTGTAAACGCACTAAatacgcatgagactttctttcccaactggctcaacagtttttaacccttcggtggtccttttctcatgacaattgtgaggcaaaaactgaaggatttccggatggacttccacaCGACCCCGTGACTCACGATTGTCTTGAGGAATCTTCATCAGCAGAGCTCTAGAGTATCTTCGAAACTCGTTGCACGTCGGTAGCATAACCCCGGAAAAGTAGGGATGACAGGAGAGAGGGGATaaaaggggaagagaaggaaaagaaagagagagggaaaaggagaaccAATAAACATAAACAATTAATATATTGATCATCATAACAATTTCACACGTggttattttttataaaaatttcaaaaaatgattaattttaacaatttaataaaaatattaatcaaTTAAAGCAATATCATTTGTTtaacaatttcaaaattattaaaacaaatCATAAATAATCAAAACAACAAGCAAATCATAGTATAATCATTgtctttaaaaattatgttcTAAAAAGTAAAGTAACTTTCTATAAATCATACTTATAATTAAAAAGTCATTCTAAAGCACATATGCTTGATTCATATTTGTTTCGTATCAAGTGTTTTGGGGACATCTATTGTATAGAGTACATCAGCTAAGCGGTGTGCATTGACTACAGTTGACAGTTTCTTAAGCTTTTTCATCATGTTCCAATTCAGAATGAATAGGGCTGCTGACAAGATAAAGCCAAGCGTAACTAGGATCAAAAGAACAACAATTGGATGGCACACACTGTTCAGggcacctgtggcagtaggtgaccacccaaagagaGTATCCCACCACCTAGGCTCAGCATCCTGCTTTACCCTCTCCATAACCCGGTGTATCTGTCTCACGTTGTGATGAACAGTCACCAGAGTCTTCCGTCCGTTCTCCTTGATTTTCTCGAGGATGTCAACCAGGTCCTGATGGAGCAACAGTTGTCTCACGAGGGTGAGGTTCATTCCGATAGGAGTGGGCATCAGGTTCTGGACCAGTGTGTAGTTGGAGTGCAACAGGTAGTGAGAGGTAACTGGAGCTTCGTAAGAGAAATCACATCCTACTATCTTagtaaagttacaagcacaaAAGTTTGAATGATTCTTTGTATCTACCACAACATCTTCTACAAAAACAGAATCACATGTCGTTCTAAAGCATGCACagccattgcctatgtatataagaactgtcTGCGTATCCTCATGTGGACCAATCTCAAAATGAcagatgttttgctctgtgtccaaacagatatcCTGAGCTACGATTgcattgctttcacagatgaaCCCTTGCTGTTCTCGGACAATACAAGTTTCCAGattaacagtttgccatttgtcatcGACATGACGGGCCCATCCCCTGTATTCAGTAGGATAGAAGACAGCTCCGTCATGGTTTAATCCTAATGCAATAACAGGGAAGACCAAACGTACAGAGGCATTGCGTATGGTTAAGAcaaaagcagtggctgtgtttGAAATGGGGTCATAGGTAAAGTTCACCAggttccaccaggattggaattctctttcaaattcagtggcactgtcccagattattttccgaatttctgtggggaaggtgccttcctcgccctctcttataattgcagcagagactgactgcatccacaattgtgcctggatacagctgagggctaaggaAACATTGTCTTGTGTGGCACTTAGTGCATCAATTATCAATTTGTGATCATTCACGTtcactctttcccaatttggcaaaatgtttgacagcaGCCATTGATGCGTCCCTAAGGCTGacagagatgacctcagtggttgctgCAATCTGGTCAGGTCTCTAGTTGTAGCAGTcaatttgttcattagtacttcagaatcaatgctattcagaattcccaatccTGTACCCACAACACCGGTCACATCTCTTGGTGTTCTAGTTTTAAAAGA is a genomic window containing:
- the LOC141726919 gene encoding uncharacterized protein LOC141726919, with the protein product MLIPIIFEIGPYVIRKTGQQQILFNPAWSLKQVKLLMQSNVSDIEPACSPFLQTSFEGWTTWLRKRSSFKTRTPRDVTGVVGTGLGILNSIDSEVLMNKLTATTRDLTRLQQPLRSSLSALGTHQWLLSNILPNWERVNVNDHKLIIDALSATQDNVSLALSCIQAQLWMQSVSAAIIREGEEGTFPTEIRKIIWDSATEFEREFQSWWNLVNFTYDPISNTATAFVLTIRNASVRLVFPVIALGLNHDGAVFYPTEYRGWARHVDDKWQTVNLETCIVREQQGFICESNAIVAQDICLDTEQNICHFEIGPHEDTQTVLIYIGNGCACFRTTCDSVFVEDVVVDTKNHSNFCACNFTKIVGCDFSYEAPVTSHYLLHSNYTLVQNLMPTPIGMNLTLVRQLLLHQDLVDILEKIKENGRKTLVTVHHNVRQIHRVMERVKQDAEPRWWDTLFGWSPTATGALNSVCHPIVVLLILVTLGFILSAALFILNWNMMKKLKKLSTVVNAHRLADVLYTIDVPKTLDTKQI